A region of Lycium barbarum isolate Lr01 chromosome 3, ASM1917538v2, whole genome shotgun sequence DNA encodes the following proteins:
- the LOC132630942 gene encoding uncharacterized protein LOC132630942 → MTNTGSSDDERRARQEAEIRGRNDFTLQAMHQQFERRTLQFQEIKDAIAEQNETIAELRRGGQHVVQPQNNPRPQNRRNMPHGPIVNQENPIDDFVDDLDVNLDRVGRDRRGQRGRVEDDNINSIKMKMPTFKGIRDPDLYLDWERKVEAIFDCHNYSEAKKVKLAVVEFSDYASIWWKKLTKDRQQDGEPPIATWAEMKRVMKKRFVPSHFQRDLQMRLRRLEQGTMTVDEYFKAMDMAMIQANCVEDEEATMARFLNGLNKEIADVVEIQQYVTLDELVDMAVKLEKQIKRKQQASSWRSQPNTNSKKPWPKQDVTSRPQEGKGKAKVDEKEGARKIFDGENESKKSEKEEEEGGVSEDDVELPFNDSLVAVVRRIMAINLGVNSEEQRENIFHTRYEDDTLCDVIPMQACHILLGRPWQFDRNTFHDGRKNRYSLELNGKKYTLAPLTPSQVFEDQKRLRESMGKQRGQKKGELEGKEMKDGQEREKEGSNLSKEIPNRPSYRSNPEETKELQRQVEELLKKGFVRESLSPCSVPVLLVPKKDGSWRMCVDCRAINKITVKYRHHIPRLDDMLDQLHGSKIFSKIDLKSGYHQIRMNPGDEWKTAFKTKYGLYECSKGVEVDEEKIKAIREWPKPKSVTEVSSFHGLASFYRRFVRDFSTIAAPLTESFEVECDASGKGIGAVLIQESKPIAYFSEKLSGATLNYSTYDKELYALVKALATWQHYLWPREFVVKTDHESLRYFKSQGKLNRRHAKWVEFIETFPYVIAYKQGKENVVADALSRREAHCGGLMGHFGVPKTLDILAEHFFWPGMQKDVEKVCSQCLECKQAKSKVLPHGLYTPLPVPTSPWLDISMDFVLGLPRTKHGKDSIFVVVDIFSKMTRFIPCLKTNDASHVADLFVKEVVKLHGIPKTIISDRDAKFLSHFWRVLWGKLGTKLLFSTSCHPQTDGQTEVVNRTLGNMLRAVLKGKLTFWEEHLSMVEFAYNRTVHSSTGKSPFEVVYGFNPLTPLDLLPLPTDNIVNLDGRKNAEMMKKIHEQPKLAIERKNEQTALRRNKGRKSVIFKPGDQVWVHFRKERFPAKRRSKLDPRGDGPFEVLERIGDNAYKLDLPSEYQVSATFNVSDLSLFDAGLNSRTNSSQEEVM, encoded by the exons ATGACTAATACAGGTAGTAGTGATGATGAAAGGAGGGCTCGCCAAGAAGCCGAGAtccgaggaagaaatgacttcACTCTACAAGCTATGCACCAACAATTCGAAAGACGGACCTTGCAATTTCAAGAGATCAAGGATGCCATTGCTGAACAAAATGAGACAATAGCTGAACTTAGGAGGGGAGGTCAACATGTTGTACAACCACAAAATAATCCTAGGCctcaaaatagaagaaatatGCCCCATGGCCCCATTGTAAATCAAGAAAACCCTATAGATGattttgttgatgatcttgatgtAAATCTAGATAGGGTAGGGAGAGATAGGAGGGGACAACGAGGAAGAGTGGAAGATGATAACATCAATAGCATAAAGATGAAGATGCCAACTTTCAAGGGCATAAGAGATCCAGACTTGTACCTTGATTGGGAGCGGAAAGTTGAAGCCATTTTTGATTGTCACAACTATTCTGAAGCTAAGAAGGTAAAACTTGCCGTTGTTGAATTTTCTGACTATGCTTCTATTTGGTGGAAAAAGCTTACAAAGGATAGACAACAAGATGGAGAACCACCCATTGCTACTTGGGCTGAGATGAAGAGAGTCATGAAGAAGAGGTTCGTGCCTTCCCACTTTCAAAGAGACCTACAAATGCGTCTTCGAAGATTGGAGCAGGGAACCATGACTGTTGATGAATACTTCAAAGCTATGGATATGGCTATGATCCAAGCTAATTGTGTAGAAGATGAAGAGGCCACTATGGCTAGATTTCTTAATGGTTTAAATAAAGAAATAGCTGATGTAGTAGAGATACAACAATATGTAACTTTAGATGAGTTAGTGGATATGGCTGTAAAATTAGAAaagcaaattaaaagaaagcagcAAGCTAGCTCATGGAGGAGTCAGCCAAACACCAATTCAaagaagccatggccgaaacaaGATGTGACTTCTAGGCCTCAAGAAGGCAAGGGGAAGGCCAAAGTAGATGAAAAGGAGGGAG CTAGGAAGATTTTTGATGGAGAAAATGAGAGTAAAAAAAGTgagaaagaggaagaagagggaggtgTGAGTGAAGATGATGTAGAACTTCCTTTTAATGATAGTTTGGTTGCAGTAGTTAGGAGGATTATGGCTATCAATTTGGGAGTCAATagtgaagaacaaagggaaaATATATTCCATACTAG GTATGAGGATGATACTCTTTGTGATGTCATTCCTATGCAAGCTTGTCATATCTTGCTTGGTCGTCCATGGCAGTTCGATAGGAATACTTTTCATGATGGAAGGAAGAACAGATATTCACTTGAGCTTAATGGCAAGAAGTATACTCTTGCACCTTTAACACCTTCTCAGGTGTTTGAAGATCAAAAGAGATTGAGGGAATCAATGGGAAAACAAAGGGGACAGAAAAAAGGTGAGCTTgagggaaaagaaatgaaagatggccaagagagagagaaagagggtaGCAACTTAAGCAAAGAG ATTCCAAATAGGCCTTCTTATAGGAGTAATCCTGAAGAGACAAAGGAGTTGCAAAGGCAGGTTGAAGAGTTGCTTAAAAAAGGGTTTGTGCGAGAGAGCTTGAGTCCTTGCTCAGTTCCTGTTCTATTGGTGCCCAAAAAAGATGGATCTTGGAGGATGTGCGTGGATTGTCGAGCTATCAACAAGATTACGGTAAAGTATCGTCATCATATtcctcgtcttgatgacatgttggATCAATTGCATGGGTCCAAAATCTTTTCTAAAATTGATCTAAAAAGTGGTTACCATCAGATTCGAATGAATCCTGGAGATGAATGGAAAACTGCTTTTAAGACCAAATATGGGCTTTATGAGTG TTCTAAGGGAGTTGAGGTTGACGAAGAGAAAATCAAGGCAATTAGAGAGTGGCCTAAACCTAAGAGTGTAACTGAGGTTAGTAGTTTTCATGGGCTTGCTAGtttttataggagatttgttagaGATTTTAGCACCATTGCTGCTCCTCTAACTGAA tcttttgaGGTTGAATGTGATGCTTCTGGAAAAGGAATAGGTGCTGTTTTAATACAGGAATCCAAGCCTATTGCATACTTTAGTGAAAAGTTGAGTGGAGCTACATTGAACTACTCAACTTATGACAAAGAGCTCTATGCTTTGGTAAAGGCTTTAGCTACTTGGCAGCATTATTTGTGGCCTAGAGAGTTTGTGGTTAAGACTGATCATGAATCCTTGAGATATTTTAAGAGCCAAGGTAAGCTTAATCGTAGGCATGCAAAATGGGTTGAATTTATTGAAACTTTCCCATATGTGATTGCTTACAAGCAAGGAAAGgagaatgtggttgctgatgcactGTCAAGAAG GGAAGCACATTGTGGTGGACTCATGGGACACTTCGGAGTGCCCAAAACATTGGATATACTTGCTGAACATTTCTTTTGGCCAGGCATGCAAaaggatgttgagaaagtgtgctcTCAATGTCTTGAATGTAAACAAGCCAAATCGAAAGTGTTACCACATGGTCTTTATACTCCTTTACCTGTTCCCACTTCCCCTTGGCTtgatatttccatggattttgtgTTAGGTTTGCCTAGAACTAAGCATGGTAAGGACAGTATATTTGTGGTGGTAGATATATTTTCAAAAATGACTCGCTTTATTCCATGTTTGAAGACTAATGATGCATCACATGTGGCTGATCTGTTTGTAAAAGAAGTGGTTAAATTACATGGTATACCTAAAACTATTATTAGTGATAGGGATGCTAAGTTTTTAAGTCACTTTTGGAGAGTTCTTTGGGGAAAGTTGGGAACTAAACTACTATTTTCTACGTCTTGTCACCCGCAAACTGACGGGCAAACAGAAGTAGTTAATAGGACTTTAGGGAATATGTTGAGGGCTGTTctaaaaggaaaattaacattTTGGGAAGAACATTTGTCCATGgtagagtttgcctataatagaaCTGTCCATTCTTCTACAGGTAAGTCTCCTTTTGAAgttgtttatggctttaatccccTCACCCCCCTTGATTTGCTGCCTTTGCCTACTGATAATATTGTTAATCTTGATGGTAGGAAGAATGCTGAAATGATGAAGAAGATTCATGAACAACCAAAGCTTGCAATTGAGCGGAAGAATGAGCAGACTGCCTTAAGGAGAAATAAGGGGCGAAAATCTGTTATTTTTAAGCCCGGGGATCAAGTATGGGTGCATTTCAGGAAGGAAAGGTTTCCTGCCAAAAGAAGATCCAAACTcgacccaagaggagatggtccatttgaagtcctTGAAAGGATTGGAGACAATGCTTACAAACTTGATCTTCCTAGTGAGTATCAAGTTAGTGCTACTTTCAATGTTTctgatctttccttatttgatgcaggtttaaattcgaggacgaattcatCTCAAGAAGAGGTTAtgtga